Proteins co-encoded in one Streptomyces sp. NBC_01571 genomic window:
- the pelF gene encoding GT4 family glycosyltransferase PelF — translation MHVHHGARRPGATRVTLLTEGTYPHSHGGVSVWCDQLVRGMPDIDFDVVAVTGTGREPLVWDIPEHATRVVSVPMWGPAPDGRPPRGRRRNRLATAYEQFLTALLDPCAEDRFGAALQVMARAAADGMLSPFLRGDRAIGILTSVWNRPGLAVREARPTLHDAITATALLEHALRPLAVPPPEDGVAHAVSGGVAVLPGLAALEQHGVPLLLTEHGVYLRERYLGYRTAPYRWPVKAVVLGFFRLLAEETYRRAALITPGNRYNRLWEEQGGADPESIRTVYNGVDPAAFPAAGPEPAEPTLSWAGRVDPIKDLETLIRAFALARAQLPDLRLRLFGGTPRGGEGYRKRCETLAAELGHADAVRFEGRVEDIKDAYAAGNVVMLSSISEGFPFTLIEAMSCGRATVSTDVGGVREAVGDTGLVVPPRDPAAMAAAALELLGDPARRRSMGEAARLRVIEQFTLRQTVDTFRSIYLELSALGRITTRDPWAADPAAELTTADERQRSLAG, via the coding sequence ATGCACGTTCACCACGGCGCGCGACGCCCCGGCGCGACGCGCGTCACCCTGCTCACCGAAGGAACGTATCCACACAGTCACGGTGGCGTGAGTGTGTGGTGCGACCAACTCGTCCGCGGCATGCCCGACATCGACTTCGACGTCGTCGCCGTCACCGGGACCGGACGCGAACCACTCGTCTGGGACATCCCCGAACACGCCACCCGTGTCGTCTCCGTACCCATGTGGGGACCCGCGCCCGACGGCCGTCCGCCGCGCGGTCGCCGCCGGAACCGGCTCGCCACCGCGTACGAGCAGTTCCTGACCGCCCTGCTCGATCCGTGCGCCGAGGACAGGTTCGGCGCCGCCCTCCAGGTGATGGCGAGGGCCGCGGCGGACGGCATGCTCAGCCCCTTCCTCCGTGGTGACCGGGCGATCGGCATCCTGACCTCGGTCTGGAACCGCCCCGGGCTGGCCGTGCGCGAGGCCCGCCCGACCCTCCACGACGCGATCACCGCCACCGCCCTGCTGGAACACGCGCTGCGTCCCCTGGCGGTGCCGCCGCCGGAGGACGGCGTGGCCCACGCCGTCAGCGGCGGCGTGGCCGTCCTGCCCGGGCTGGCGGCGCTCGAACAGCACGGCGTACCGCTGTTGCTGACCGAGCACGGCGTCTATCTGCGCGAGCGCTACCTCGGATACCGCACGGCGCCCTACCGCTGGCCGGTCAAGGCCGTCGTCCTCGGCTTCTTCCGGCTGCTGGCCGAGGAGACCTACCGGCGGGCCGCGCTGATCACTCCGGGCAACCGCTACAACCGGCTGTGGGAGGAACAGGGCGGCGCCGACCCCGAGTCGATCCGCACCGTCTACAACGGGGTGGACCCGGCCGCCTTCCCGGCCGCCGGACCCGAACCGGCCGAGCCCACCCTCAGCTGGGCCGGCCGCGTCGACCCGATCAAGGACCTGGAGACCCTCATCCGCGCCTTCGCTCTCGCCCGCGCCCAACTCCCCGACCTGCGGCTGCGGTTGTTCGGGGGGACACCACGGGGAGGGGAGGGCTACCGGAAGCGGTGCGAGACGCTCGCCGCCGAACTCGGTCACGCGGACGCGGTCAGGTTCGAGGGCCGCGTCGAGGACATCAAGGACGCCTACGCCGCGGGCAACGTGGTCATGCTCTCCAGCATCAGCGAGGGCTTCCCGTTCACCCTGATCGAGGCCATGTCCTGCGGGCGTGCGACCGTCTCCACGGACGTCGGGGGCGTCCGGGAGGCCGTCGGCGACACCGGTCTCGTCGTACCACCGCGCGATCCCGCCGCTATGGCCGCCGCCGCACTGGAGCTGCTGGGCGACCCCGCTCGACGGCGGTCGATGGGCGAGGCGGCACGGCTGCGGGTGATCGAGCAGTTCACCCTCCGCCAGACCGTCGACACCTTCCGCTCCATCTATCTGGAGCTGTCGGCACTCGGCCGGATCACGACGCGCGACCCGTGGGCGGCGGACCCCGCCGCCGAACTCACCACGGCGGACGAGCGGCAGAGGAGCCTGGCCGGATGA
- a CDS encoding SDR family NAD(P)-dependent oxidoreductase translates to MTSAPLAAVTGAEGFIGSHLTEALVASGHRVRAMAQYNSFASYGWLETLPSDVLDQVEIVLGDVRDPGSVRGLLEGADCVYHLAALIAIPYSYQAPHSYVDTNVTGTLNVLEAVRALGIPRLVHTSTSETYGTAQTVPITEDHPINTQSPYAASKAGGDRLADSYHASFDTPVVTLRPFNTFGPRQSMRAVIPSVIGQVAAGAHTITLGDLRPTRDFTYVKDTVQAFLAVGTAPAAQVVGRTFNAGTGGEISVGDLVTLIGKVMDTAIEVREDAQRIRPANSEVMRLVADATRLGEATGWSPGHDLEQGLGHTVEFFRDPANLARYKTGVYNI, encoded by the coding sequence TTGACCTCCGCACCGCTCGCCGCCGTCACGGGAGCCGAGGGTTTCATCGGCTCGCACCTCACCGAGGCGCTGGTCGCCTCCGGGCACCGGGTGAGGGCCATGGCGCAGTACAACTCCTTCGCCTCCTACGGCTGGCTGGAGACCCTGCCCTCCGACGTCCTCGACCAGGTGGAGATCGTCCTCGGAGACGTCCGGGACCCCGGCTCGGTCCGTGGTCTCCTCGAAGGCGCCGACTGCGTCTACCACTTGGCCGCCCTCATCGCCATCCCGTACTCCTACCAGGCACCGCACAGCTACGTGGACACCAACGTCACCGGCACGCTCAACGTGCTGGAGGCGGTGCGTGCCCTCGGCATCCCGCGTCTCGTGCACACCTCCACCAGTGAGACCTACGGCACCGCGCAGACCGTGCCGATCACCGAGGACCACCCCATCAACACCCAGTCGCCGTACGCCGCTTCGAAGGCGGGAGGGGACCGGCTCGCCGACAGCTACCACGCGAGCTTCGACACCCCGGTGGTGACCCTGCGGCCGTTCAACACCTTCGGCCCCCGCCAGTCGATGCGGGCGGTGATCCCGAGCGTCATCGGACAGGTGGCGGCCGGCGCGCACACCATCACCCTCGGTGATCTGCGCCCCACCCGCGACTTCACCTACGTCAAGGACACCGTGCAGGCGTTCCTCGCGGTCGGCACCGCACCCGCCGCACAGGTGGTCGGCCGCACCTTCAACGCCGGTACCGGCGGCGAGATCTCGGTCGGCGACCTGGTCACGCTGATCGGCAAGGTGATGGACACCGCCATCGAGGTGCGCGAGGACGCCCAGCGCATCCGGCCCGCCAACTCCGAGGTGATGCGGCTGGTCGCCGACGCGACGCGGCTGGGCGAGGCGACCGGCTGGAGCCCCGGCCACGACCTGGAGCAGGGCCTCGGACACACCGTGGAGTTCTTCCGCGACCCGGCCAATCTCGCCCGCTACAAGACCGGCGTCTACAACATCTGA
- a CDS encoding nucleotidyltransferase family protein, whose amino-acid sequence MHAVILAGGKGVRLRPYTTALPKPLVPIGDQHAILEIVLRQLATAGFTGCTIAIGHLGEIIRAYVGDGSQWGMAVDYATEESPLGTMGPLLTMRERLPESFLVMNGDILTDLDYADVLRRHRSAGAPLTIATYTRKVHIDFGVLTTDASRVVGFTEKPSMDYNVSMGVYGLSRSILDGYTAGLPLGFDELVLDLLGAQKPPHAYEFDGYWLDIGRPDDYDRANAEFTTRKSMLLKGA is encoded by the coding sequence ATGCACGCAGTGATCCTGGCGGGAGGCAAGGGCGTCCGGCTGCGGCCCTACACCACCGCGCTGCCCAAGCCGCTCGTGCCCATCGGCGATCAGCACGCCATCCTCGAGATCGTGCTGCGCCAGCTCGCCACGGCCGGATTCACCGGCTGCACCATCGCCATCGGCCACCTCGGTGAGATCATCCGCGCCTACGTCGGCGACGGTTCGCAGTGGGGCATGGCCGTCGACTACGCCACCGAGGAGAGCCCGCTAGGCACCATGGGCCCGCTGCTCACCATGCGCGAGCGCCTGCCCGAGTCGTTCCTGGTGATGAACGGCGACATCCTCACCGACCTCGACTACGCCGACGTCCTGCGGCGCCACCGGTCCGCGGGCGCCCCGCTGACGATCGCCACCTACACCCGCAAGGTGCACATCGACTTCGGGGTACTGACCACCGACGCGAGCAGGGTCGTCGGATTCACCGAGAAGCCGAGCATGGACTACAACGTCTCCATGGGCGTCTACGGACTGTCGAGGTCGATCCTCGACGGCTACACCGCGGGCCTGCCACTGGGCTTCGACGAGCTGGTGCTCGACCTGCTGGGGGCTCAGAAACCCCCGCACGCGTACGAGTTCGACGGGTACTGGCTCGACATAGGGCGCCCCGACGACTACGACCGGGCCAACGCCGAGTTCACCACCCGCAAGTCGATGCTGCTCAAGGGAGCCTGA
- a CDS encoding NAD(P)-dependent oxidoreductase: MRILVLGFTGYLGGHVVERLRALPGTRVLGGGRSATADLGVDLATARTDLLAKAMASVAPDAVINCAGSTDGDAVTLAEANSRGPAVLCAALREAAPAARLVHLGSAAEYGPGVPKTAVDESAPTRPVTAYGAGKLAGTITVTTSGLDAVVLRVGNPVGPGAPATGLPGRIAGLLRAAGQDQDAVIGLGDLSAYRDFVDVRDVAEAAALAATSARPLPPVLNIGGGEAVPVRELVRTLARTAGFRGRIEENGGGSARSGEVSWQCSDITAAADALGWRPSHTLEDSLAALWAATTADTPLGPEGGHAP; this comes from the coding sequence ATGCGCATTCTCGTCCTGGGCTTCACCGGCTATCTGGGCGGTCACGTCGTCGAGCGGCTGCGCGCCCTGCCGGGCACCCGCGTGCTCGGCGGCGGGCGCTCAGCCACCGCGGACCTGGGCGTCGACCTCGCCACCGCCCGAACCGACCTGCTGGCCAAGGCCATGGCGTCGGTGGCGCCCGACGCCGTGATCAACTGCGCGGGATCCACCGACGGCGACGCCGTGACCCTCGCCGAGGCCAACTCCCGTGGCCCCGCTGTGCTGTGTGCGGCGCTGCGGGAGGCGGCACCCGCCGCCCGCCTCGTCCATCTGGGCTCGGCCGCCGAGTACGGCCCCGGCGTCCCGAAGACCGCGGTGGACGAGTCGGCGCCCACCCGGCCCGTCACCGCCTACGGCGCCGGCAAGCTCGCCGGCACGATCACCGTCACCACGTCCGGACTCGACGCGGTGGTGCTGCGCGTGGGCAACCCGGTGGGGCCCGGCGCGCCGGCCACCGGGCTGCCCGGCCGGATCGCCGGGCTGCTGCGTGCGGCCGGTCAGGACCAGGACGCGGTGATCGGGCTGGGCGACCTGTCGGCCTACCGCGACTTCGTGGACGTACGTGACGTGGCGGAGGCGGCGGCGCTCGCGGCCACGTCCGCCCGGCCGCTGCCACCTGTCCTCAACATCGGTGGAGGGGAGGCGGTCCCGGTGCGCGAGCTGGTACGGACGCTGGCGCGCACCGCGGGGTTCCGAGGGCGGATCGAGGAGAACGGCGGCGGATCCGCGCGCTCGGGTGAGGTGTCGTGGCAGTGCTCCGACATCACCGCCGCCGCCGACGCCCTGGGCTGGCGTCCGTCCCACACCCTGGAGGACTCACTGGCCGCACTCTGGGCGGCCACGACCGCGGACACGCCCCTCGGCCCGGAAGGCGGCCACGCGCCGTGA
- a CDS encoding spherulation-specific family 4 protein: protein MSLLIPLYVHPAEDPGAWHRLITAATHTYAVVLNPANGPGTSPDPAFTAAAGALRAAGARLLGYVDTDYGARPRAEVADDVVRHREWYAADGCFLDRVTSAPAELPACRRLVREARRLGAGTVVLNPGVHPAPGYARVADLIVTFEGHWSTYVSAFSRPAWTARHPPERFCHLVYGVPEALVPLAVRTARERGAAVSGPVTGEPPNPWAQLTPALSEAER, encoded by the coding sequence GTGAGTCTGCTGATTCCGCTCTACGTCCATCCGGCCGAGGACCCCGGTGCCTGGCACCGTCTGATCACCGCCGCCACCCACACGTACGCGGTCGTCCTCAATCCCGCGAACGGACCCGGCACGAGCCCCGACCCCGCGTTCACCGCGGCGGCCGGGGCGCTGCGGGCGGCCGGCGCGCGCCTGCTCGGATATGTGGACACCGACTACGGCGCGCGTCCCCGGGCGGAGGTCGCGGACGACGTCGTACGGCACCGGGAGTGGTACGCGGCCGACGGCTGCTTCCTCGACCGGGTGACCTCGGCCCCGGCCGAACTCCCCGCCTGCAGAAGGCTGGTGCGGGAGGCCCGCCGACTGGGCGCCGGCACCGTCGTCCTCAATCCGGGGGTCCATCCGGCTCCCGGCTACGCCCGCGTCGCGGACCTGATCGTCACCTTCGAGGGGCACTGGTCCACGTACGTGTCCGCGTTCAGCCGACCGGCGTGGACCGCGCGGCACCCGCCCGAGAGGTTCTGCCATCTGGTCTACGGCGTACCCGAGGCCCTGGTGCCGCTCGCCGTGCGCACCGCGCGCGAACGCGGCGCGGCGGTCTCGGGACCCGTGACCGGCGAACCCCCGAATCCCTGGGCGCAATTGACGCCGGCGCTGAGCGAGGCGGAGCGATGA
- a CDS encoding endo alpha-1,4 polygalactosaminidase: MTRLTLVGLLVTTMLTGCSGSDGKDRASDGRRPSAGGRHSSPGGPADGSPGATHRPPSGTGRSSGGGGASASAGSPAPSATGRHRPGRWQPRPGVAWQWQLDGEVRPSADVPVYDIDGFENTAADVARLHRAGRKVICYLNTGAWENFRPDKDDFPRSVLGADNGWAGERWLDIRRLSVLRPIMERRIDMCRDKGFDAVEPDLVEGYGNDTGFPLTARDQLAYNRMIARITHARGMSVGLKNDLPQIPQLLGDFDFAVNEECAQYDECELLSPFIAAGKAVFHVEYKEPTSAFCAESRKLRLSSMRKKLELGVWRQPC, from the coding sequence GTGACCCGCCTTACCCTGGTCGGCCTGCTGGTGACCACGATGCTGACGGGGTGCTCCGGGTCCGACGGCAAGGACCGGGCCTCGGACGGGCGACGCCCTTCCGCGGGCGGTCGTCATTCTTCTCCGGGCGGGCCGGCCGACGGTTCCCCCGGCGCGACTCATCGACCGCCGTCCGGCACCGGGCGGTCGTCCGGCGGTGGCGGCGCGAGCGCCTCGGCCGGCTCGCCCGCGCCGTCCGCCACCGGCCGTCACCGGCCCGGACGCTGGCAGCCCCGGCCGGGGGTGGCCTGGCAGTGGCAGCTCGACGGAGAGGTGCGGCCGTCGGCCGACGTGCCCGTCTACGACATCGACGGCTTCGAGAACACCGCCGCGGACGTGGCCCGTCTCCATCGTGCCGGCCGCAAGGTCATCTGCTACCTCAACACCGGTGCCTGGGAGAACTTCCGGCCCGACAAGGACGACTTCCCACGCTCCGTGCTGGGTGCCGACAACGGCTGGGCGGGCGAACGCTGGCTGGACATCCGCCGCCTGTCCGTCCTGCGGCCGATCATGGAACGCCGCATCGACATGTGCCGCGACAAGGGGTTCGACGCGGTGGAACCCGACCTGGTGGAGGGGTACGGCAACGACACCGGGTTCCCGCTGACCGCGCGCGACCAGCTGGCGTACAACCGCATGATCGCGCGCATCACGCATGCGCGCGGGATGTCCGTGGGGCTCAAGAACGACCTCCCGCAGATCCCGCAGCTCCTGGGCGACTTCGACTTCGCGGTCAACGAGGAGTGCGCCCAGTACGACGAGTGCGAACTGCTCAGTCCGTTCATCGCGGCGGGCAAGGCGGTCTTCCATGTCGAGTACAAGGAGCCGACCAGCGCGTTCTGCGCCGAGTCACGCAAACTGAGGCTGTCCTCCATGCGCAAGAAGCTGGAGCTCGGGGTGTGGCGCCAGCCCTGCTGA
- a CDS encoding DUF1048 domain-containing protein, with amino-acid sequence MSVQDIIEGKKQWRAHLARVKALPPDYQIVYKEMQKYLFKVGPVSLADGPLLSGIVDFFEEGVAAGKGVLALIGTDVAAFCDDLIKDSPTYADAYQESIRGEPGAARK; translated from the coding sequence GTGAGCGTCCAAGACATCATCGAAGGCAAAAAGCAGTGGCGGGCGCACCTGGCCCGGGTCAAGGCACTCCCGCCGGACTACCAGATCGTCTACAAGGAGATGCAGAAGTACCTGTTCAAGGTCGGACCGGTCAGTCTGGCCGACGGGCCCCTCCTTTCTGGAATCGTCGACTTCTTCGAGGAGGGCGTCGCCGCGGGCAAGGGAGTGTTGGCACTCATCGGCACCGACGTCGCCGCGTTCTGCGACGACCTGATCAAGGACTCTCCCACCTACGCGGATGCCTACCAGGAATCGATTAGGGGGGAACCCGGCGCGGCCAGGAAGTGA
- a CDS encoding DUF1048 domain-containing protein: MNFWEKVTGSDLTREWKAFEARAEALPDDYRVAWGQIVSHLFPYGDFTGRNLMPILDAALGLLEVAAADGQSVHEVLGDDVRGFCTALAGGAGARTYRDRWREQLNRNVARKLSRLGG, from the coding sequence ATGAACTTCTGGGAGAAGGTCACAGGCAGCGATCTCACCAGGGAATGGAAGGCGTTCGAAGCCCGGGCCGAGGCCCTGCCGGACGACTACCGGGTGGCATGGGGACAGATCGTCTCCCACCTCTTCCCCTACGGGGACTTCACCGGCCGCAACCTGATGCCGATCCTCGACGCCGCCCTGGGGCTGCTCGAAGTAGCAGCGGCGGACGGGCAGAGCGTCCACGAGGTGCTCGGCGACGACGTCCGGGGCTTCTGCACAGCGCTGGCCGGCGGAGCAGGGGCCCGGACTTATCGCGACCGGTGGCGCGAGCAGCTGAACAGGAATGTCGCAAGGAAACTGAGCAGGCTGGGAGGCTGA
- a CDS encoding PadR family transcriptional regulator has translation MDGLTEMLKGTLEGCVLEIIGSEETYGYAITRQLNELGFADVMEGTVYTILLRLERNGLVQVAKRPSGVGPPRKFYALNDAGREELAKFWTKWHYLSSRIDRLKEGGR, from the coding sequence ATGGACGGCCTGACGGAGATGTTGAAGGGCACGCTCGAAGGTTGCGTGCTCGAAATCATCGGCAGCGAGGAGACCTACGGCTATGCCATCACCCGCCAGCTGAACGAGCTCGGCTTCGCCGACGTCATGGAGGGGACGGTGTACACCATCTTGCTGCGGTTGGAGAGGAACGGGCTCGTCCAAGTGGCGAAACGGCCATCCGGGGTCGGGCCGCCGCGCAAGTTCTACGCGCTCAACGACGCCGGACGCGAGGAACTCGCCAAGTTCTGGACGAAATGGCACTACCTCTCATCACGCATCGACAGGCTCAAGGAGGGCGGGAGATGA
- a CDS encoding DUF5133 domain-containing protein, whose protein sequence is MILPAERELRAVLARFAQTRIDHDVRPSGRTSRALDDVTYTLCVMTGARTAEQALLAADALLERYGTDREGGTQADETLAA, encoded by the coding sequence ATGATTCTTCCGGCGGAGAGGGAACTGCGCGCGGTACTGGCCCGGTTCGCGCAGACGCGCATCGATCACGATGTCCGCCCCAGCGGCCGTACCAGCCGGGCACTGGACGACGTGACGTACACGCTGTGCGTGATGACCGGGGCCCGGACGGCGGAGCAGGCTCTGCTGGCAGCGGACGCCCTGCTGGAGCGGTACGGCACCGACCGTGAGGGCGGCACGCAGGCGGACGAGACGCTGGCCGCGTAG
- a CDS encoding bifunctional 2-polyprenyl-6-hydroxyphenol methylase/3-demethylubiquinol 3-O-methyltransferase UbiG: MHQADPKPYWNTNVARHPDILRAVPEGCGDALDVGCGDGLLARKLAVRAKRVTGVDKSPEMIACARDLAAGHPDLAFVEGDFLTADLSAAGYDFICSVTTIHHMDFEAALIRMRELLRPGGTLVVVGLAREASVAEWAAMIAAAPVVRITKLLRRARGPEGMPVAAPQMSYGQVRAAARGLLPGMRYRRHVLRRYSLTWDKPVR, encoded by the coding sequence ATGCACCAGGCCGACCCGAAGCCGTACTGGAACACCAACGTCGCCCGGCACCCGGACATCCTCCGTGCCGTGCCCGAGGGTTGCGGCGACGCATTGGATGTCGGTTGCGGGGACGGGCTGCTGGCACGGAAGCTCGCCGTGCGGGCGAAGCGCGTCACAGGGGTCGACAAGTCGCCGGAGATGATCGCCTGCGCACGCGACCTCGCTGCCGGTCACCCGGATCTGGCCTTCGTCGAGGGTGACTTCCTCACCGCCGACCTCTCCGCTGCGGGCTACGACTTCATCTGCTCCGTGACCACGATCCATCACATGGACTTCGAGGCCGCGCTCATCCGTATGCGGGAGCTGCTGCGACCGGGCGGCACACTCGTGGTCGTTGGCCTGGCGCGCGAGGCGAGCGTGGCGGAGTGGGCAGCGATGATCGCGGCTGCCCCGGTCGTGCGGATCACGAAGCTGCTGCGTCGCGCGCGCGGGCCCGAGGGCATGCCGGTCGCTGCTCCGCAGATGAGCTATGGGCAGGTGCGGGCTGCGGCGCGAGGGCTGCTTCCCGGTATGCGCTACCGCCGGCATGTGCTCCGTCGGTACTCGCTGACCTGGGATAAACCCGTCCGCTGA
- a CDS encoding SpoIIE family protein phosphatase: MAEVISVADEDPTRRTPAGGDAGDRVGGAILDALFTQSPVGLHVLDTDLRVVRVNTATQGMRGVSVESLLGLHFAEAYAGLSAPDEAEEMLRGVLESGVPVREYLVPMRLVTEQGREKIRSVSAFRLQDPQGTVLGLAVTVVDVTEEEQARARLRVLNAVRERVGRTLDVISTCQELVETLVPDFADVAVVEVVDAVARGEESATGPLAQDVPLRRAAFRTRDGRQTRAHPVGDVRSLHFATPYAEAMSDLRPRLVALSPVSPWLDADPARAGAIRTTRSHTLIVAPLALRGTPLGVLSLYRIGASDPYNEDDVGLALDVASHTALCIDNARRFTREHTIAATVQRHQLPRCPASDNTVETTHLYVPGADGGGGWCDTIPLSGARTALVVGEVAGRGIQAATTMGQLRTVVRSLAALDLQPDELLARLNDTAAFLAAERATLPLGDPLHRQPLSASCVYAVYDPLSSTCTFAQAGYTTPVIVRPDSSTEVPDGSPGPALGGAEGPPFAATTTELPHGSILALCTPAMLPTPTADSDAGAALLYDVVAQPGRPLQDLRDDILSTLRGTDRARDAVLLLARTRPLPAHSLASWLLDHDAAAAATARGHTRRTLADWNVDEDTAYAAELIVSELVTNAIRYGAPPLQLRLIKNRTLTCEVHDDAAASPRLRHARTVDEGGRGLFIVAQLAQRWGTRYTAEGKTVWSEQALPLASESSASPETG; encoded by the coding sequence GTGGCGGAGGTGATTTCTGTGGCGGACGAGGACCCGACGCGACGGACGCCGGCGGGCGGGGACGCGGGGGACAGGGTGGGAGGGGCGATCTTGGATGCCCTGTTCACACAGTCACCGGTAGGGCTGCACGTTCTGGATACGGACCTTCGGGTCGTGCGGGTCAACACCGCCACGCAGGGCATGCGCGGCGTGTCCGTCGAAAGCCTGCTCGGACTGCATTTCGCCGAGGCGTACGCCGGTCTGTCCGCCCCCGACGAGGCGGAGGAGATGCTGCGTGGCGTGCTGGAAAGCGGCGTGCCCGTGCGCGAGTACCTGGTCCCCATGCGGCTGGTGACCGAACAGGGGCGGGAAAAAATCCGGTCGGTTTCGGCGTTCCGCCTGCAGGACCCGCAGGGGACGGTCCTGGGACTGGCCGTCACGGTGGTGGACGTCACGGAGGAGGAACAGGCGCGTGCCAGGCTGCGTGTCCTGAACGCCGTGCGGGAGCGTGTGGGACGGACCCTGGACGTTATCTCCACCTGCCAGGAGCTGGTGGAGACCCTGGTGCCCGACTTCGCCGACGTTGCCGTGGTGGAAGTCGTGGATGCCGTGGCACGCGGCGAGGAGTCCGCGACAGGGCCCCTCGCTCAGGATGTTCCCCTGCGCCGCGCCGCCTTCCGCACCCGCGACGGCCGGCAGACACGGGCCCACCCGGTGGGCGACGTGCGGAGCCTCCACTTCGCGACCCCCTACGCGGAGGCCATGAGCGATCTCCGTCCCCGCCTCGTGGCCCTGAGTCCCGTCAGCCCCTGGCTCGACGCCGACCCCGCCAGGGCCGGGGCGATCCGCACGACCCGATCGCACACACTCATCGTGGCGCCCCTGGCTCTGCGCGGAACCCCACTGGGAGTACTGAGCCTCTATCGCATCGGCGCGTCCGACCCCTACAACGAGGACGATGTCGGCCTTGCTCTCGATGTGGCCTCCCATACCGCTCTGTGCATCGACAACGCCCGCCGGTTCACCCGCGAGCACACCATCGCCGCGACGGTCCAGCGCCACCAGCTTCCCCGCTGCCCGGCCTCGGACAACACCGTTGAGACCACGCACCTGTACGTGCCCGGCGCCGACGGCGGGGGAGGCTGGTGCGACACGATCCCCTTGTCCGGCGCCCGCACGGCCCTGGTCGTCGGAGAGGTCGCCGGCCGCGGCATCCAAGCCGCCACCACCATGGGACAACTGCGCACCGTCGTTCGCTCTCTTGCCGCGCTGGACCTGCAACCCGACGAGCTCCTCGCACGCCTCAACGACACGGCGGCATTCCTGGCAGCAGAGCGCGCGACTCTGCCCCTCGGCGACCCCCTGCACCGGCAACCGCTCTCGGCGAGTTGCGTCTACGCGGTCTACGACCCGCTCAGCAGCACATGCACCTTCGCACAGGCCGGGTACACCACACCCGTGATCGTCCGCCCCGACAGCAGCACCGAGGTCCCGGACGGCTCCCCGGGGCCTGCGCTGGGCGGCGCGGAAGGTCCCCCCTTCGCCGCTACCACCACCGAACTGCCCCACGGCAGCATCCTCGCCCTCTGCACCCCCGCGATGCTGCCCACACCTACCGCCGATTCCGACGCTGGCGCCGCACTCCTGTACGACGTCGTTGCTCAACCCGGCCGGCCCCTCCAGGACCTGCGCGACGACATCCTCTCCACCCTCCGCGGTACGGACCGCGCCCGTGACGCGGTTCTCCTCCTCGCCCGCACCCGGCCCCTTCCCGCGCACTCCCTGGCCAGCTGGCTCCTCGACCACGACGCCGCGGCAGCGGCCACTGCCCGCGGACACACCCGCCGGACACTCGCAGACTGGAACGTGGACGAGGACACCGCCTACGCAGCCGAACTGATCGTCAGCGAACTCGTCACCAACGCGATCCGCTACGGTGCCCCGCCCCTGCAGCTACGCCTCATCAAGAACCGCACCCTCACCTGCGAAGTGCACGACGACGCAGCCGCTTCCCCACGCCTGCGCCACGCCCGCACGGTCGACGAAGGGGGACGCGGTCTGTTCATCGTCGCTCAACTCGCCCAACGATGGGGTACCCGCTACACAGCGGAAGGCAAGACGGTCTGGAGCGAACAGGCCCTCCCCCTCGCCTCGGAATCTTCGGCTTCTCCGGAGACTGGATAA